In the Haloferula helveola genome, one interval contains:
- a CDS encoding FKBP-type peptidyl-prolyl cis-trans isomerase N-terminal domain-containing protein: MKLHSIPGVLALSLAASIPALAQNEDSGKPAATATTPPVEIPTQGGAPAAEPAAEEGAAEAPAAPLDPATVKTDSSYGLGFRTGGEFGQRYGNFGVGPDDLDMESFIKGFLAGFKGDDPELSEEKVGAAMQALGDMLQKREEELATKNLEEGKAFLEANGKKAGVTTLDSGLQYQVINKGGDKGYVAPKEGEPDKQFMVNYKGTLMDGTEFDASPEGETVPMSLEVIDGFKEALQKMPVGAKWKLFIPSELAYADQRRSAEIGPNTVLIFELELVSIEDAPAHPGGLPFPMPEMPEGE, from the coding sequence ATGAAACTCCACTCCATTCCCGGCGTCCTGGCCCTGAGCCTTGCCGCATCCATCCCGGCATTGGCCCAAAACGAGGACTCCGGGAAGCCGGCAGCGACCGCGACCACGCCGCCCGTCGAGATTCCGACCCAGGGTGGCGCCCCTGCCGCCGAACCGGCTGCCGAGGAAGGCGCAGCCGAAGCTCCGGCAGCACCGCTCGATCCGGCGACCGTGAAGACCGACTCGTCGTACGGCCTTGGCTTCCGCACCGGAGGTGAGTTCGGCCAGCGCTACGGCAACTTCGGCGTGGGGCCCGACGATCTCGACATGGAAAGTTTCATCAAGGGCTTCCTCGCCGGCTTCAAGGGTGACGATCCGGAACTCTCCGAGGAGAAGGTCGGCGCCGCGATGCAGGCGCTCGGCGACATGCTGCAGAAGCGCGAGGAGGAACTCGCGACCAAGAACCTCGAGGAAGGCAAGGCGTTCCTCGAAGCGAACGGCAAGAAGGCAGGCGTCACCACGCTCGACAGCGGTCTGCAGTACCAAGTCATCAACAAGGGTGGCGACAAGGGCTATGTCGCGCCGAAGGAAGGCGAGCCCGACAAGCAGTTCATGGTGAACTACAAGGGCACTCTGATGGACGGCACGGAGTTCGACGCATCGCCCGAAGGCGAGACGGTTCCGATGAGCCTCGAAGTGATCGACGGCTTCAAGGAAGCGCTGCAGAAGATGCCGGTCGGCGCCAAGTGGAAGCTCTTCATCCCGAGCGAACTCGCCTATGCCGACCAGCGCCGCAGCGCCGAGATCGGCCCCAACACCGTGCTCATTTTCGAACTCGAGCTCGTCTCGATCGAGGACGCTCCCGCCCACCCGGGCGGACTGCCTTTCCCGATGCCGGAAATGCCGGAGGGCGAATGA
- a CDS encoding DUF481 domain-containing protein, producing the protein MANRWRFAALAAISTTIAAAEEDHGWEMTGAAGLSYSDGNSESVAYSVQVLASHLDDKNETYLGADYFYAEDGGATSTDRYKFFAQQNRRLNERWHVGGFGSWSRDDIAGLDRRIEGNILLGYRILDSERATLVIEGGPGYAWEKQGGISRDFATFRLAERFEYRFTETTKLWQSLSWTPKVKDPSDNLIHFELGLETRLTDRWALRTFVQHRTDTSPAPGRGRTDTSFIAGVAYDLGGLGDPEEGGGRRSLFPGEEEDAPKKEGWASTAAIGFSLNKGNADSMGAKLDWNTAYRSADCEFFFDLSHHYAENNGSTSQDRTSSRVQFNRYLSERFYVGPSIRYLRDGAADIDYRVAPTVVAGYSLIKNDATRLALEFGPSYTFEKVGRRTRDYASLVAAERFSHTFNSRVSLEQAVVYTSELSDFDNFDITATAALDTRLSGRMYLRVGAEYAYENRPAALREHHDLGLFSSVAVKF; encoded by the coding sequence ATGGCAAATCGATGGAGATTCGCGGCGCTGGCGGCCATTTCGACGACGATCGCGGCCGCTGAGGAGGATCACGGCTGGGAAATGACGGGGGCTGCCGGGCTTTCCTACTCGGATGGCAATTCGGAGTCGGTGGCCTACTCGGTGCAGGTGCTGGCGTCGCATCTCGACGACAAGAACGAGACCTATCTGGGCGCCGACTACTTCTATGCCGAGGACGGAGGCGCCACGAGCACCGACCGCTACAAGTTCTTCGCCCAGCAGAACCGCCGGCTCAACGAGCGCTGGCACGTCGGCGGATTCGGATCGTGGAGCCGCGACGACATCGCCGGGCTCGACCGACGGATCGAAGGCAACATCCTGCTCGGCTACCGGATCCTCGATAGCGAGCGCGCCACCCTGGTGATCGAGGGTGGTCCGGGCTACGCCTGGGAAAAGCAGGGCGGGATCAGCCGCGACTTTGCGACCTTCCGGTTGGCCGAGCGCTTCGAGTATCGCTTCACCGAGACGACCAAGCTGTGGCAGTCGCTGTCGTGGACACCCAAGGTCAAGGATCCCTCCGACAACCTGATCCACTTCGAACTCGGTCTTGAGACTCGGCTGACCGACCGCTGGGCGTTGAGGACCTTCGTCCAGCACCGGACCGACACCTCGCCGGCGCCGGGCCGGGGGCGGACGGATACCTCGTTCATCGCGGGTGTTGCCTACGACCTCGGCGGACTCGGCGATCCCGAGGAAGGCGGCGGACGACGCAGTCTGTTCCCGGGCGAGGAAGAAGATGCTCCGAAGAAGGAAGGGTGGGCTTCGACCGCGGCGATCGGCTTTTCCCTCAACAAGGGCAATGCCGATAGCATGGGTGCGAAGCTCGACTGGAACACCGCCTACCGCAGTGCCGACTGCGAGTTCTTCTTCGACCTGTCCCACCACTACGCCGAGAACAACGGCTCGACCTCGCAGGACCGCACCAGCTCGCGTGTCCAGTTCAACCGCTACCTCAGCGAGCGCTTCTACGTCGGTCCGTCGATCCGCTACCTGCGCGACGGTGCCGCGGACATCGACTACCGAGTAGCGCCGACGGTGGTGGCCGGCTACTCGCTGATCAAGAACGACGCCACCCGCCTCGCTCTTGAGTTCGGGCCGTCGTACACCTTCGAGAAGGTCGGCCGGCGCACCCGCGACTACGCGTCACTGGTGGCCGCGGAGCGTTTCAGCCACACCTTCAACTCCCGCGTCTCGCTGGAGCAGGCGGTGGTCTACACCTCGGAGCTGTCGGACTTCGACAACTTCGACATCACCGCCACCGCGGCGCTCGATACCCGGCTCAGCGGACGCATGTATCTGCGCGTCGGAGCCGAGTATGCCTACGAGAACCGCCCGGCGGCGTTGCGGGAGCACCACGACCTCGGACTGTTTTCCTCGGTCGCGGTGAAATTCTGA
- the rnr gene encoding ribonuclease R — protein MPRLTLRDRILQLMQQRDYQPLNKSEFARALEVPSGKRADLRNELAGLERKGKIVAGKKGRFSLPEARKDALRGSIKFTPKGDAWFFPDTIDPDNIATGIDLQKNGRVYVSRRDSGKALNGDRVLASLKAPPISPKQFRSNRSSGGRPPGEEPEMRAVVEEILERRSGNIVGTYQQKGKNAWVRADDPAIDGNIELIGDTTARPGQTVVVSIENWQHKTPHGRIIEVLGWPGDAGVDILSIIHRNGIRTSFPDDVLAEARNIPDEVDPQEAQRREDWRDRLVITIDPADAKDHDDAIWVKRTEKGWKLAVHIADVSHYVKPRTSLDKEAVMRGNSTYLVDRVIPMLPVELSNGICSLKPDVDRLTKCAVLDIDRNGKVVKSRFCDALIHSQSKLSYEQAQTILDGGKAPAGSVKGLEDMVREAWKMASTLRKRRFANGALDLEMPEIRVHLGDDGKADRIEHVIHTASHQLIEECMLAANESVARILKIRNKPTIHRVHEEPDFGRLQEYGETAEAFGYSFGDLTNKKHIQQLLDAAKDRPDEHAIKIGLLKSLKRAAYSPDALGHYGLSKSDYCHFTSPIRRYADLIVHRSLQPFLDNAPKKADPTPKQAELADIARHISDTERTSADAENDSKQIKLLDYLDQCAQSDKPVVFKGLITEVRSMGLMVEATEISTRGVIKREDLPGGGPWRMDSVQQRLSGPGGKHFQLGQRIEMEVARIDHERRFVDFKIAGDGDAKDASPAPGSRGQRGKSRDWKPSKTGGGRSAKKSSRKRPKSLPHKRKRKK, from the coding sequence ATGCCCCGTTTGACCCTGCGCGACCGCATCCTCCAGTTGATGCAGCAGCGCGATTACCAGCCCCTCAACAAGTCCGAGTTCGCACGCGCCCTCGAAGTCCCGTCCGGCAAGCGCGCCGACCTCCGCAACGAACTCGCCGGCCTCGAACGGAAGGGCAAGATCGTCGCCGGCAAGAAAGGAAGGTTCTCCCTCCCGGAAGCCCGCAAGGACGCGCTCCGCGGCTCGATCAAGTTCACGCCCAAGGGCGACGCGTGGTTTTTCCCCGACACCATCGACCCGGACAACATCGCGACCGGCATCGACCTTCAGAAGAACGGCCGTGTCTACGTCTCCCGCCGCGACTCCGGCAAGGCGCTCAACGGCGACCGCGTGCTCGCTTCGCTCAAGGCCCCGCCGATCAGCCCGAAACAATTCCGCAGCAACCGCTCCTCCGGCGGGCGCCCGCCGGGCGAGGAGCCCGAGATGCGCGCGGTGGTCGAGGAGATCCTCGAGCGCCGCTCGGGAAACATCGTCGGCACCTACCAGCAGAAGGGCAAGAACGCCTGGGTGCGCGCCGACGATCCGGCGATCGACGGCAACATCGAACTGATCGGCGACACGACCGCCCGCCCCGGGCAGACGGTCGTCGTTTCGATCGAGAACTGGCAGCACAAGACACCCCACGGCCGCATCATCGAGGTGCTCGGCTGGCCCGGCGACGCCGGCGTCGACATCCTCTCGATCATCCACCGCAACGGCATCCGCACGTCGTTCCCCGACGACGTGCTCGCCGAAGCGCGCAACATCCCCGACGAAGTCGATCCGCAGGAAGCGCAGCGCCGCGAGGACTGGCGCGACCGCCTGGTGATTACCATCGACCCCGCCGACGCCAAGGACCACGACGACGCGATCTGGGTGAAGCGGACGGAGAAGGGTTGGAAGCTCGCCGTCCACATCGCCGACGTCTCCCACTACGTGAAGCCTCGTACTTCGCTCGACAAGGAGGCGGTGATGCGCGGCAACTCGACCTATCTCGTCGACCGCGTGATCCCGATGCTGCCGGTCGAGCTCAGCAACGGCATCTGTTCGCTCAAGCCGGACGTCGACCGGCTGACGAAATGCGCGGTACTCGACATCGACCGCAACGGCAAGGTCGTGAAGTCGCGATTCTGCGACGCTCTGATCCACTCGCAGTCGAAGCTCTCCTACGAACAGGCCCAGACGATCCTCGACGGCGGCAAGGCACCGGCAGGATCGGTCAAGGGGCTCGAGGACATGGTGCGCGAGGCGTGGAAGATGGCCTCGACCCTGCGCAAGCGCCGTTTCGCCAATGGCGCCCTCGACCTTGAGATGCCGGAGATCCGGGTGCACCTCGGCGACGACGGCAAGGCCGACCGGATCGAACACGTGATCCACACCGCCAGCCACCAGCTCATCGAGGAGTGCATGCTCGCCGCCAACGAGTCGGTGGCGCGCATCCTCAAAATCCGCAACAAGCCGACCATCCACCGCGTCCACGAGGAGCCCGACTTCGGCCGGCTCCAGGAGTACGGGGAGACGGCGGAGGCCTTCGGCTACAGCTTCGGCGACCTGACGAACAAGAAGCACATCCAGCAGCTCCTCGACGCGGCCAAGGACCGGCCGGACGAGCACGCGATCAAGATCGGGCTGCTGAAGTCACTCAAGCGTGCCGCGTATTCCCCCGACGCGCTCGGCCACTACGGCCTGTCGAAGTCCGACTACTGCCACTTCACCTCGCCGATCCGACGCTACGCCGACCTGATCGTCCATCGCAGCCTCCAGCCATTCCTCGACAACGCCCCGAAGAAGGCGGACCCGACACCGAAGCAGGCCGAGCTGGCGGACATCGCGCGCCACATTTCCGATACCGAGCGCACCTCGGCCGATGCCGAGAACGACTCGAAGCAGATCAAGCTGCTCGACTACCTCGACCAGTGCGCCCAGTCGGACAAGCCGGTCGTCTTCAAGGGCCTGATCACCGAAGTCCGGTCGATGGGTCTGATGGTCGAAGCCACCGAGATCTCGACCCGTGGCGTGATCAAGCGCGAGGACCTGCCCGGTGGTGGCCCGTGGAGGATGGACTCCGTTCAGCAGCGCCTCAGCGGACCGGGTGGAAAGCACTTCCAGCTCGGCCAACGCATCGAGATGGAGGTCGCCCGAATCGACCACGAACGTCGCTTCGTCGACTTCAAGATCGCCGGTGATGGCGACGCGAAGGATGCCTCTCCGGCTCCCGGGTCCCGCGGCCAGCGCGGCAAATCGAGGGATTGGAAACCGAGCAAAACCGGCGGCGGGCGATCGGCCAAAAAGTCCTCCCGCAAGCGCCCCAAATCCCTCCCCCACAAGCGCAAGCGGAAGAAGTGA
- a CDS encoding type II secretion system protein: MKTYSKIRRPGGFTLIELLVVITIVAVLAAMSFAGVNIAIKRARTTEGNVAASAIHSAVNNFYSEYSRLPEVQGEVKTDSGTGVDLLRILLADEGDGSDIENSRKIPFLNTKEGTGKRGGLYYGSNGNTVQGMYDPFGQPYTIVLNTDYEDVLRFSKGGKQFELRGEQVAVFSPGADQELGTKDDIASFAD, translated from the coding sequence ATGAAAACCTACTCAAAAATCCGTCGGCCCGGAGGCTTCACGCTGATCGAGCTGCTCGTCGTCATCACGATCGTCGCGGTTCTCGCCGCCATGAGCTTCGCCGGGGTGAACATCGCGATCAAGCGGGCCCGGACCACCGAAGGCAACGTCGCCGCCTCCGCCATCCACTCCGCGGTGAACAACTTCTACAGCGAATACAGCCGCCTTCCGGAAGTTCAGGGCGAGGTGAAGACCGACTCCGGCACCGGAGTGGATCTGCTCCGCATCCTGCTCGCTGACGAAGGTGACGGCTCGGACATCGAGAACAGCCGCAAGATCCCGTTCCTCAACACCAAGGAAGGCACCGGCAAGCGCGGTGGCCTCTACTACGGTTCCAACGGCAACACGGTCCAAGGCATGTATGACCCCTTCGGTCAGCCCTACACCATCGTGCTGAACACCGACTACGAGGACGTGCTCCGCTTCAGCAAGGGCGGCAAGCAATTCGAACTTCGCGGTGAGCAGGTCGCGGTCTTCAGCCCGGGTGCTGACCAGGAGCTCGGCACCAAGGACGACATCGCGAGCTTCGCCGACTGA
- a CDS encoding pilus assembly FimT family protein: protein MAVIAIVIVLLTIAVSLLGNTRGEALRSGSEQFSSLVEQARTSAITRRRPVAMAIAEPGTAGFDDDQCRIGLFELDEWKEGEAVSGRLIQRWHSLPDGIVFFGGEVDSLANVKDAASVNLTWKNGSESAEFPALVFSARGGLLAPPGSESVVVALGNGTYRNGEAVRTGSSGDRTIRIGRVVARAWNLES from the coding sequence GTGGCCGTGATCGCGATCGTGATCGTCCTGCTGACGATCGCCGTGAGCCTGCTCGGGAACACCCGTGGCGAGGCGCTCCGCAGCGGGTCCGAGCAGTTCTCGTCCTTGGTCGAGCAGGCCCGGACCTCGGCCATCACGCGGCGGCGGCCGGTCGCGATGGCGATCGCCGAGCCCGGAACCGCGGGCTTCGACGACGACCAGTGCCGGATCGGGCTGTTCGAATTGGACGAATGGAAGGAAGGCGAGGCCGTGTCGGGACGTTTGATCCAGCGATGGCATTCCCTTCCGGACGGTATCGTGTTTTTCGGCGGCGAGGTCGACTCGCTGGCCAATGTGAAGGATGCGGCCAGCGTCAATTTGACGTGGAAGAACGGCAGCGAGAGCGCGGAGTTTCCCGCCTTGGTCTTCAGCGCCCGGGGCGGCCTGCTTGCGCCGCCGGGGTCGGAGTCGGTGGTGGTGGCGCTCGGAAACGGGACCTATCGCAACGGCGAGGCGGTCCGTACGGGATCAAGCGGCGACCGGACGATCCGGATCGGCCGCGTGGTGGCGCGGGCATGGAATCTCGAGTCATGA
- a CDS encoding prepilin-type N-terminal cleavage/methylation domain-containing protein, whose protein sequence is MMRRAGFTLVELMVSMALGMLVLLLGVAGLRAVGEGYGRGTDGVASEREARAILTQAAEDLSKAVRGREMVFGGSTDAWRKDRLGFLCLQPDDAQSDSERVGDLCAVVYYIKDLKIGRDTVRCLLRGFRGSDETFEALRTGNESSLFVGEPADEPVAFGVLAFKVEPSVRGADGEWEDWQQTADPDWVGPDAVRLVLVVARRELVAKLRDTGAWDNSPLLGDPDDAEFSDQLETYEIFQPFGHDS, encoded by the coding sequence ATGATGCGCCGCGCCGGATTCACCCTCGTCGAGCTGATGGTCTCGATGGCCCTCGGGATGCTCGTGCTGCTCCTCGGAGTCGCGGGCTTGCGCGCGGTCGGGGAAGGCTACGGGCGGGGGACCGACGGGGTCGCGTCGGAGCGCGAGGCGCGGGCGATCCTGACCCAGGCGGCCGAGGATCTTTCGAAGGCGGTCCGGGGACGGGAGATGGTCTTCGGCGGATCGACCGACGCGTGGCGCAAGGACCGGCTCGGATTCCTCTGCCTCCAACCGGATGACGCGCAGTCAGACAGCGAACGGGTCGGTGACCTGTGTGCCGTCGTTTACTACATCAAGGACCTGAAGATCGGCCGCGACACGGTGCGCTGTCTGCTGCGTGGATTCCGTGGCAGTGACGAGACTTTCGAAGCGCTCCGGACCGGCAACGAGTCATCGTTGTTCGTCGGTGAGCCGGCGGACGAGCCGGTGGCCTTCGGGGTGCTTGCGTTCAAGGTCGAGCCCAGCGTGCGGGGCGCCGACGGCGAGTGGGAGGACTGGCAGCAAACGGCTGATCCCGACTGGGTCGGACCCGACGCGGTCCGGCTGGTGCTGGTGGTCGCCCGCCGCGAGCTGGTCGCCAAACTCCGGGACACCGGCGCGTGGGACAACAGCCCTCTGCTCGGCGATCCGGACGACGCGGAGTTTTCCGACCAACTCGAGACTTACGAGATTTTCCAACCCTTCGGGCATGACTCCTAA